Part of the Fusarium musae strain F31 chromosome 3, whole genome shotgun sequence genome, TACTACCCCCCGAAGTCTCATACGCTTCATGGAGCGCTTCACAACGGCAAGTATCTCGATATGCGACACATCCCCCTTAGCGACTGATAACTAACTTTCATACGAGAACATTGCATAGAAATAATTCGCCAAACAGTTCAATGCTATGGGAGTACAACTCTGATACCCACACGGTTCATGGAGGGCCTTGAGCATAATTATATCGACTCAGATCAACGCCATGTATGCCGTTCTTTCACAGCCATCCGGGATTTCACGGACTCTAGAATACCAGGCGGGGATAGGTATGTCCCTAGGGACCAGTCTTTGCTGGATGAAGGGAAGCATAAAATCGCTAAAGCATGGGGCGAGGTAAATGGGGATAGCGAGAAAGGGGGCGCGTCGTGAGCAGTTATGGCTTAAGCACAAGGGAGTCCGAATCAATGTGCGAGGTACTCATTTCGTAGTCGACAATACTCATCTCCTACTGCACTATAGGATAATAAGGTAGCCGTTCACTAAACCAGTAACAGCTTAGACAGATCTTTTGTTTCGGGGCGAGGAGATTAGCCTTGGGCTTCCAAGATAGCTGCTCGACCCTGGCATAGATCAGTGAGTGATATGCTTAGCTTTCCCCACGGCAAGACACAAATTGCCGTACCGAGGGGATTGTCGCTGCATGTAAAAGGAGAATGACTTTGCTAGTTGACACGCCGAATTTCACTCGAGACTTCATTTGCCGATAGCCCCGGcggctcatcatcagctcttACCGCAAGGTCTGCGGTGATACTCGTGTTGTTAACTGGCATGTCTCTCCCAGTCCTGCAGTTGAAATCTACGATAATAATGTAGCATCATGTGACAGCAGAGGGTAGATATCAAGAACTCAGTTCTAATCCATCATCTTTCTAGTCCGGTGTGGACCTAAATGACGGACTTTGCCACTTCGTGGAGGATTTCATCACTGCTCGTGTACCAACACAGCCCTACTGCTAAGAGGGTTCGAGTCCAAGTTTTGTCTGTTGGTCCGATCGAAAGGACAATGGTATTTATACCCAGTCTTGAAACCTGCAAGCCACTCTACCAgaagttacttttaaaatttaaaaaggttCGTGTATAGCTTTCATTGATCTGTGTTACTGATGGCTCTCCCATACTCCAAGGCTTATAATGATGGAGAATATGACGCCTGAAACTGTAGCTAACAACGTTTGACACAGATATGCTTGGTCTTTATTGCTAGAGATAGTATGGTGGCTCAGCTTTGACCAAAGGCGTGGCTGATTGATAAATTAGAGAGAATTAAAGTGCTGTGCACACAGAAGAGAAATTCTATAATCTTGAAGTTTCTTACCCGGAAAGATACTTGACTTGTTGCTGAGAGCCGTGGCGGAAAGCCTATCTTTCAACTCTCAACTTAGGGTATCTGGCAATGTTTCGGAGACCAGTACAATGACATAATATCTGATATCAGATAAAAAAAATGGAGGCTTTGTACTTGAATGCAAGCAAAAGCCTGGAGAGTCTTGTAATCGCCAGATATCTTATCTTAGGCTAGACGTCGATCAGTAACGTTCCATGATTGTTCCATGCATTTGCTGTGGAACCACGGAAGATAACAGGATAAGATAAGTGGTGCCTCAGAGATAAACATATTGAAGTGAGCTTGGAATGGCGTGAGTCTCATCAATCAATTAAACAATTCGCACTAACAGCGATGAACAGAGCAACTGTGAATCAATACCGTAGCACAAGGTAATTTCTCAACAGCCGAGCTGAACAAAAATGACGTTCCACGGCATCTAGTCTAGTTCTAGAAGCAGCCCGGCAAGTCAAAAGTTGCCGGTTCCCTGAATCATGTCCCCATCGGCAAACCCCTCACTCCCGACGCCATCTCCACCAAGACAGGCAGGTCAACCAGTCGATCCCAGCCCCAAATCCCTGCCGTGATGATTCTGGGGTTACAGCACAAAGATAGTTCCTGTTACCAAATACAAATCCCTCTGCAAGATCCGGGGTAAACCTCCGTGCGGAGATAAGAGACTCCTCCTCGTTCTTAAATTGAACTGGGTCCCGTCACTCAacttttctccatcatcatcttcattagAGGAAATACGAGATTCGCCACTATGACTTCAAAGCCGGATATCCTTCCTGAcaaggagattgaggagcAGCGCAATGCTCAAGATGAGATATATATCGATcctgttgctgagaaggcgCTTTTGAGAAAGCTTGATATGTGGATTGTTCCGCCTGTGATGCTGCTCTACCTTCTCAGTTTTTTGGATCGTGTGAATATTGGTAATGCGCGACTCTATGGTATGGAAGAGGATCTGGGTTTGGTGGGCGATCAGGTGAGTATCCGCTGATGAAATCTTGACGACTATACTGACAGATGCAGTATCAACTTGCGGTCTCGGTTTTGTTCGTCACGTACATCGCTTCTGAGCTTCCATCAAACCTCGTCATCAAGAAATTCAAACCGTCACGATGGATCGCCTTCATCACCACAGCCTGGGGTATCGTCGCCACACTCACCGGTATCGTACAGGACTTCAAAGGCCTGGTCGCATGCCGCGTTATTCTTGGTGCTCTTGAGGGCGGTCTCTTTCCCGGTCTTACGATCTATCTCACCATGTTCTACACCAAGCGCGAATACGCCCTTCGAATCGGCTATCTCTTCGTCAGTGCCGCTATCGCAGGTTCACTCGGTGGCCTTCTTGCTTACGGCATCGGCCATATGGATGGCGTAGCTGGACTAAAGGGTTGGCGATGGATTATCATCATCGAAGGAATTCCAACATTTGTCCTTGGAATCGCTGTTTGGTTTTGGCTCGCCGATGACCCGGATTCAGCTCATTACCTAACCATCAACGAACGCGAACTCATCGATGCTCGTATGCGACGACAAATCGGTCATACCAAGTCTTCGGATCAGATGCACAAGGCCGATGTCTACGCTGGTCTCAAAGATTGGAAGATTTGGCTTTTCTGCATTGGTCAATTCGGAGGGGATACTATTCTCTATGGCTACAGTACCTTCTTGCCAACGATTATTCGAGGATTGGGAGACTGGAACACAGCTCAGGTTCAGGCTCTCACGATTCCTTGCTACGCTATGGGTGCTATCACCTATCTTGTGGTGGCGTGGTTCTCTGATCGAACTCAACGACGAGCCGTCTTTACAGTtatccttggtcttgtctgCGCCATTGGATATGCTCTTCTAGTTAGCCCAGCTCCATCTGGAGTCCGCTACTTTGGTTGCTTCCTTGCTGCGATGGGACTCTATGTCATCGTCGGTTTACCTCTTGCTTGGCTTCCTAGCAATAACCCACGCTATGGAAAGCGTACTGTCGCCACTGGTCTGCAACTCACCATCGGCAACTCTGCTGGAATCCCAGCTCCCTTTGTAAGTACAGCCTACTTTTTACAAAGAGCCTCAAGCTAACACGAACTCAGTTGTACAAAACCCACGAAGGCCCTCGTTTTGTCAAGGGTCACGCCGTCTCTATGGCTTTGGTGGCCATGTCTTCGCTAATCTACATGGCATTCTGGGCTTGGTTCCGTCGTCAGAATAAGAGAAAGGTTGAGGGCAAAGAGGATTATAGAATCCAGGGACTgactgaggaggaagctGAGGAACTTGGAGAGCATAACCCGAGGTTCCACTACACTTACTGAGAGATCTCTATTGCCAAGTCTAAATGCTAAACACCTTATATCTGTTTCAACCTTGCATTTTGTCTATCTTTAGATTTCAAGAGTTCATACAGACGTTGTCACTTTCAATTGGTCTGATACTGGGCGGCACTAATTATTTGTCTTGCGTGCCTATGTCGGAGCTATCAGGGTTGGCAGATGGCATATGACATCCATGCCAGCCACCCTGCCAACCTAAATTGGCTCCCCAAGACTTTCCCCTGACAATCAATTAAACCTCCATTCCAAACTGACAGATCCTCTATCTCACAGCACCTCGGCTGATTGACCTAGCGCTCTTAGTCTCTATCACAGGCATTACAGCTCTATACCTTTTTCATCATGCCTCCCATCCGAACTGAAAAGAGCAACTCGGCCGCTAATGTCCCAGCTCCCGGCACTGACGCGCCAAAGAAAAGGCTGCTGAAGCCCGTCGTCAAAGGCGTCAAAGAGGCCCGTTTCCAAAGCAGCGTGACTGACTGGGACGGCAAATACCATAACCTCATTGGAACATCAACCAGGATGATTTACTTTGGCTATAAATTCGTCTTGACTGAGTAAGCCAGTTTGTCCAGGTCAAGGTGAGAACATGTTAACGTCACATCAACAGCGACCATATCGACGAcatcttggtcttgtcacGTCAAGTTCGTGAAAAGATCTGGCAATTCATCTTCAATTTCAGTGACGTCAGCTACACCGCCAAAAACGGTGCCCGAGACCTCACCAACGAAGCCGTCATTCGTCTAGCCAAAGGCCTGCCCAACCTCAGAACCATCAGTCTCCCCAGCGCAAACAAAGTTGGCGACGCGGGTTTCCTCAGCCTGATCTCCAACTGCCGAGACCTCAGACTCCTCGAGATCACCCCGTCCAGCACCAACTCATACGGCTTAACCAAGACCACTGCGAAAGCCTTGGATGAGTTTTGTGAACATCCAGAGTGGGCTCCTGGTCTCAAgcagatcatcatcaccaatgaCGAGCAGAACAAGGATTTCATGAAGTCCATGCGTGCGCTTAGCAAGCAGAGGGAGAAGTTGGTGGTCACGCTGCTTGATCGcagtgaggagaagaaatggGGAGACTTTGAGATAACTACGATCCCGGAGCACTTTATGAAGGGTCGCAAGTGCTCACCAGAAAAAACGCCCCGTGGGATTGCTCAGCGCTACGGTCAGGATCACTCAATTCAAGTCTGAATGATTTATATGGTAGCCAAGTTGGATATGCTTGGTCGTCGCTGTTGAGAGAGTGAGATGAGGCTCATGTTGGATAATTTATGTGATTACGATATTTGGCAAATGCAAGCAAAATAAAAGCGGACACAATTCTGAGCGGCACTGATCCCTATGCTCCGAAAGGTCAGGAAGCGCAACTTACTGAATAATAATGGCGGTGATTTATTGCTGCTGAAGCCAGGCACAACAGCACAAATGAGGGGTCGCTTTGATCCTTTTCCTCACTGGTGCTCTTAGCGAAAACTTCACCAATTAAATCCATGACAAAAAGCCATAGTTTAACTGCTAGGGCTGGTCGTTTTCAGCTGCGGCTGAGTGAGGCAGATTCTGCCGAGATGGAGAGACCAAGGGAAGAATAAGAACTCAAATCTTGGCTGTAAGTGGTATAGCAACGTCGTTTCTCTTTACTTCTCTCTCTGAGAGATCATATTCGGAACATGAAGATGGGCACGTTCGAGCGCGGGCAACGATATACCGGGTTGACAAAACAGTGTCAGTCGTACTATGGGGAACATAGCATGCATGCTATAGCCTGCGAGGCGAGAGCAAAAGAACTATTCAGAGCAATCGTAACAATGGCCACTGCTCAGGGTAAAACATGGGATCAGGTTCTCGGTCTATCTggcgacttcaacaacatgATCTTCGATGGAGGTTTCGAATACCACGGCCCCAAGAGTATCGGCAAGTCTCTATCGTTCACGCAGTGGTTCTTTCTGGCGTCGCTCATTGGACTCGGTCATGAACTTGCTGGCGCATCAAAACTCTTCTACTACGTCGGTAGCACACTTGGCATCACAGCTGATGGCCATCCCCTCAATGTTCGAATGCCCGTCGCTTCACTATTTCGTCTTGACAGAGATCGTCGATCATCTCAGGCAATTCCATGGGCTCGTATGAGCCGGTTCCTACGGGGCAATGGAAATTGCAATGTTCCCATCATTGGACTTGAGCTATCGTGTGGTGAATTGCCTTACGAAGACTCTACGGACACAATTCACAAACTCGCGGCGATGCGACTGGACGCATGTGCACATTCGATTATGATAAAAGCGATTTTTGACACGGTCTCTAACCTTACAAGCAAGGCGAACAAATATGTCGAGGGTCGTTCGACTAAGAAGTCTTTTGATATAGACAAGGAGTTCATCACGGCCGTTGAGTCCTTGATCAAGACGTTCGACAGCGTTGCCAATCAAGCGTTGGAGTGGGCGGGAGATTATGACAGGATCTACCAAAAGAAATATATGAGCGATGAACCCGATCTTACGAATCATGCTTTCGAACTGCGGAAAGCAGCGCCTTCAAACATCATTAGACTCGACGTCTCATACCAATTCGCCGTGGATTCTCTCCATGCTGAGACCGCGGCTTATGATGGTATTCGCTTTGGAGGCTTTGGTCACAGCAAGAAGTCAATCTTTCTagacgacgaagaagttATCACGGATGCGTCATGGAGCACGGGAGTTTTAGCTCACAATGTTACCAAGAAAGTCATATTCAACTTGGTCATCAACACGACAGAAAGAAAGCTAGGGCCTTTTGGTACTGGGGGTGATGAGATTAAAGAAACTGGAGAGAAGCAAACCTTTCAAGTTCCCGAGAAGATGAAAGTGTATGGTCTTGTTGACGCGGCTGGGAAATACATCGAGCATCGAGGGGACGTTATCATGGAGAGTGGGAGGTTCATCTCGGACCTTAAGTTCATTGTTGGCCCTGCAGAATAGAACT contains:
- a CDS encoding hypothetical protein (EggNog:ENOG41) is translated as MTSKPDILPDKEIEEQRNAQDEIYIDPVAEKALLRKLDMWIVPPVMLLYLLSFLDRVNIGNARLYGMEEDLGLVGDQYQLAVSVLFVTYIASELPSNLVIKKFKPSRWIAFITTAWGIVATLTGIVQDFKGLVACRVILGALEGGLFPGLTIYLTMFYTKREYALRIGYLFVSAAIAGSLGGLLAYGIGHMDGVAGLKGWRWIIIIEGIPTFVLGIAVWFWLADDPDSAHYLTINERELIDARMRRQIGHTKSSDQMHKADVYAGLKDWKIWLFCIGQFGGDTILYGYSTFLPTIIRGLGDWNTAQVQALTIPCYAMGAITYLVVAWFSDRTQRRAVFTVILGLVCAIGYALLVSPAPSGVRYFGCFLAAMGLYVIVGLPLAWLPSNNPRYGKRTVATGLQLTIGNSAGIPAPFLYKTHEGPRFVKGHAVSMALVAMSSLIYMAFWAWFRRQNKRKVEGKEDYRIQGLTEEEAEELGEHNPRFHYTY
- a CDS encoding hypothetical protein (EggNog:ENOG41), with amino-acid sequence MPPIRTEKSNSAANVPAPGTDAPKKRLLKPVVKGVKEARFQSSVTDWDGKYHNLIGTSTRMIYFGYKFVLTDDHIDDILVLSRQVREKIWQFIFNFSDVSYTAKNGARDLTNEAVIRLAKGLPNLRTISLPSANKVGDAGFLSLISNCRDLRLLEITPSSTNSYGLTKTTAKALDEFCEHPEWAPGLKQIIITNDEQNKDFMKSMRALSKQREKLVVTLLDRSEEKKWGDFEITTIPEHFMKGRKCSPEKTPRGIAQRYGQDHSIQV
- a CDS encoding hypothetical protein (EggNog:ENOG41), with amino-acid sequence MATAQGKTWDQVLGLSGDFNNMIFDGGFEYHGPKSIGKSLSFTQWFFLASLIGLGHELAGASKLFYYVGSTLGITADGHPLNVRMPVASLFRLDRDRRSSQAIPWARMSRFLRGNGNCNVPIIGLELSCGELPYEDSTDTIHKLAAMRLDACAHSIMIKAIFDTVSNLTSKANKYVEGRSTKKSFDIDKEFITAVESLIKTFDSVANQALEWAGDYDRIYQKKYMSDEPDLTNHAFELRKAAPSNIIRLDVSYQFAVDSLHAETAAYDGIRFGGFGHSKKSIFLDDEEVITDASWSTGVLAHNVTKKVIFNLVINTTERKLGPFGTGGDEIKETGEKQTFQVPEKMKVYGLVDAAGKYIEHRGDVIMESGRFISDLKFIVGPAE